AAGTCTGCTCGATGATGTTCACTGTCAGCCGATTTCTCCTCCAGTTGTCGCCACGGTCTTCTCCAACACATTATGGTTAGTTTAATACGAGAGAATTTGATCGCTATGCATAACCAATGAAATACGGCATTCTCTTATTGCTATGTTCAAACGTCTTAGCTTCCATCATAAAGAAATTGTCAAGTTTTAtgaagttaaaatattttctctatAAAGTTTGTAATTCTTTCAACCTTCTGTTTACTggttttgaaactttaaatttaaaaatcctATAcgataaaaaatttcaattgtatgataacaattttttaagttGTTAATGATAGTGCTAAGCAAAACAACTATCTTAAGCTTGTTAACGATATATAGGGCTAAGTAAATTTGGGTTTAGAAAACTGATGACCACCGGTCCTGAGCACTATACAAAAGAAACCTTTGAATGGGTATTTCAATCCAAGATTCCAACGTCAACGTCAACCTTTGACATCTTCCTCGGCAGTTTCATGAGAGTCAACTggcaaatcaatcaaaaataaaacaaatgtcaACAACCAGAGATAATAACCACTTTTACAAGCTATATACATCtttaaacaagagaaagaggcAACTATATATACTCCACAATGCATCACTTATGCTTTTGCTATGAACCCAAGtatccaaaacaataacttTTTTGTACCTTCTGGATTCGGTTTCGGCCTACAAAAGACGAATTCAGTGGGGTAATGTGTAGTGTAACGGATCCTAGCTTGGAAGGTTTTTTCCTGGTCATCAGATGGATCAAACACTTGAAACGTGATGAGAAACATATATCCACAAGATCCGTGAAAATTGGCTTTGACAACCTCGTGAAATTCATATTTGTTCGTACCCTGTTTCAAACAAGGAATCATTCAGCTCAGTTGAGTTGCTGTGTACAAAAAAGAACATTAGGAACGTAAAtggattattattttcttacacatTCGTCATTGTAACGCTTaagagattcttgagaaaacCTCTTCATGAAATCCCCGTTGGTTTCTTCTGATTCATCATCAAGGAAATCGAAATCATCGGGGTCAACAAGATGGTAGTTGAACAGACATCGGAACAACGAGAAATCAATATCGAACCCCTAATTCACACAGAACCTACAATACTTCATTATGACAACaactttgaaacaaaaacaaaaaccatactCTCAAAAACCTCGCTCTTCGTGATTTGTTCGTTCATCATAGCAATTTCTTCATCTACTGTGTACTGAGGCTCGTCTTTCTCAGTTCGTGTGATATAGTGATGCTTCAAGCACTCAGGATCTTCAGGTGTACATAGCAAATATGCATCTTCGAGCCACGCATTCCAGCCTGAGATAACAAATCGAAATCAAGGGATTTTAATTGATTGATCGGGAGTTTTTACAAATCCTAGAGTctagagaaacaaaaccttCGAATGATTCACCCATGCCTCCCTCTTCACGTATCAAAGATCGCACTTTGcgttgaag
This sequence is a window from Arabidopsis thaliana chromosome 1 sequence. Protein-coding genes within it:
- a CDS encoding Cystatin/monellin superfamily protein (Cystatin/monellin superfamily protein; CONTAINS InterPro DOMAIN/s: Cystatin-related, plant (InterPro:IPR006525); BEST Arabidopsis thaliana protein match is: Cystatin/monellin superfamily protein (TAIR:AT1G63190.1); Has 59 Blast hits to 57 proteins in 2 species: Archae - 0; Bacteria - 0; Metazoa - 0; Fungi - 0; Plants - 59; Viruses - 0; Other Eukaryotes - 0 (source: NCBI BLink).); the protein is MGESFEGWNAWLEDAYLLCTPEDPECLKHHYITRTEKDEPQYTVDEEIAMMNEQITKSEGFDIDFSLFRCLFNYHLVDPDDFDFLDDESEETNGDFMKRFSQESLKRYNDECGTNKYEFHEVVKANFHGSCGYMFLITFQVFDPSDDQEKTFQARIRYTTHYPTEFVFCRPKPNPEVDSHETAEEDVKG